GAACCGCACCGGCTTCGGGTTCCAGGAGGAGTATTTCTCCCCGAACCATCGCTGTATCTCGGTCGACCTGCGGGGTCATGGTGAGAGCGACAAGCCCGACGTGGTGTACACGATGGAGCAGCATGGCGACGACGTGGCGGAACTCATCCGGCAGTTGGGTCTCGAGAAGCCGGTTCTGGTCGGCCAGAGCATGGGCGGCCAGGTGATCATCTCCGCCGCGGCCCGCCACCCTGAGTTGGTGGGGGCGATCGCCAGCCTCGACTCACCCTCCAACATTCCCGGCTGGCACCAGCAACACCACGGTCCGTTCGATCATCTGATGACGGCCGAGAGCGACTTCCGCGAGACGCTGCGCATGTTCCTGAGCGCCTCCTACCTTCCGACGGACGATCCTTCCCGGGTGGCGACCATCTCCGAGCGGCTGGCTGAGGTTCCGGACCACGTGATCCTCAACGGGTGGAAGGGGATGATGGGGTTTGACGCGGAACCGATCATGCGCGGCGTGAAGTGCCCTTACCTGTATATCGACTGCGGTCAGCCCGACATCGACTTGGATCTGCTGCGCGAGCTCTGC
This bacterium DNA region includes the following protein-coding sequences:
- a CDS encoding alpha/beta hydrolase; protein product: MTTQTITTPDGVRIAYHELGSGDPAIIFIHGGFGNRTGFGFQEEYFSPNHRCISVDLRGHGESDKPDVVYTMEQHGDDVAELIRQLGLEKPVLVGQSMGGQVIISAAARHPELVGAIASLDSPSNIPGWHQQHHGPFDHLMTAESDFRETLRMFLSASYLPTDDPSRVATISERLAEVPDHVILNGWKGMMGFDAEPIMRGVKCPYLYIDCGQPDIDLDLLRELCPQVVIGKVVGAGHKALQDVPDQINAMLNRFIGHADGIAAEMVRTGGVFRYNFPKT